The Salinivibrio kushneri genomic interval GCCTTGAGCCCCAAGGTTTTATATTCTCGCCGAATGATATTGAGGCCCAAGGTATGAAAGGTCGACACCATCAAACCACGCGACTCTTGCTTTCCTAAACTTTGTGCTACCCGTTCTTTCATCTCGCGTGCCGCTTTGTTGGTAAAGGTTACCGCAGCGATATGGCGCGCTTTATAGCCACATTGCTGAACCAAATAGGCAATTTTATGGGTAATGACACGTGTTTTGCCCGATCCTGCTCCGGCCAAAACCAGGCAAGGTCCAGAGATATGTCGGACGGCATCGGATTGCGCGGGGTTAAGTTTCATGGTGACAACACCTCATCAGTGGCTGAGTGAGCATTGTAGAGCGAATCCAACTGATGTCTATCTCACCGCAGCAAAGTGCATTTTGCTTGCTACACTTTATGCTTGTCATTTGCGCGAAAAACGCTCTAAAATGAATGAACGTTCATTCATTGCTTGGTGCATTATTCATGGACAAACGTACACAAATCTTTGCCGCGACCGAGCAATTAATCGCGACGGTTGGGCTCGACAAAGTCTCAATGCAACAAGTGGCGATACAAGCACAGGTCGCAACAGGGACCATTTATCGCTATTTCAAAGATAAGGATGACTTGCTTCGCCAACTGTCTTCGCACCTGATGATGCAATGTGCAACCCATATCCAGCAAGGGGTCAAGGATGAACCGACACTCAAACGTCAGTTTGAACGCTTGTGGCGCAATACGTGGACCATGATGCTACAACGCGATCATCTTTTATTGTCTCGTGACCAGTTTGATGCCCTGCCACGCGATGATCAGTCTCATACTCAGCAAGAGCGAGAAGCCTTCTCCGATCTTTATCTGGTCTTTCAAGAAGGTAAGCAACAAGGCGTGCTCAAGCCCCTCGATGATGAGGTGTTAATCACCTTGGGACTCGAACCCGCTTTTTGTTTAGCTCGCAAACAGGTTCGGGGTGTTATAACCCTGGACAGTCATGCTATCGCAGATGCGATCCACGCTTGCTGGGATGCAATTTCTCTTCACTAACGACGTTCGGAGCTTACTTCGATGAAAAAATGGTTTTTCTTTATGGTTATCCTCGCGCTGCTGCTGTTTGGCAGTGTGATTGGCTTTAACCTGTTCAAGCAGCAAAAAGTTGCAGAGTATATGGCAAACATGCCAGAGCCCACCCACCCAGTCACCGCGGTGACGGTTGAGGCTGAGCCTTGGACACCAACGCTTGACGCCATTGGGTTTATTGAGCCTAACCAAGGGATCACCTTAACCACCCAAATTGCCGGTGTCGTCGATGTGATTAATTTTGAGTCTGGCCAAACCGTTGAGCGTGGACAAAACCTGGTCGAGCTCGACTCGAGTGTTGAAAAAGCCAATTTAGCCAGCACCCAAGCGCGTCTACCAGCGGCGGAAGCCAAGTTTAAACGCTACCAAGGCCTGTTTGCTAAAGGCTCTATCTCTAAAGAAGCGCTGGATGAAGCCGAGGCCAATTATCGCTCGCTACAAGCTGACATCAATGCGCTGAAAGCCACCATTGCCCGTCGTAATATCCAAGCTCCCTTCGATGGTGTGATTGGTTTGCGTGATGTTTTCTTAGGTGAATACTTACAACCCGGTACGGACATTGCTCGCCTCGAGGACACCTCGGTGATGAAGCTGCGCTTTACCGTGCCACAAACGGATATTTCCAAAATCCGTTTAAGCCAGCCGTTACGCATTACTGTCGACGCGTATCCTGAAAAGGAATTTATCGGCTCTATCAGTGCCATTGAGCCTGCAGTCAACAGCCAGAGCGGCCTGATTAAAGTGGAAGCCAATATCCCCAACAACGACGGCCAGTTGCGCTCAGGGATGTTTGCCCGCGCCGATATCGTCTTACCGACCATTGAAGAGCAAATCGTGATTGATCAAACCGCGATTAACTTCAATTTGTACGGAGAAAGCGTCTACGTCATCCGCGAAGAGGAAGGAGAAAAACGCGCTTATCAGCAAGTACTCAAGGTCGGTGAACGTCGTGGCCATCAAGCGCGTGTTATCGAAGGTCTGCAACCTGGCGATCAGGTCGTCACCTCCGGCCAAGTGCGGTTAAGCAATGGTTCCAAAGTGAAAATCGTCGAAAACGACGCTCTCACACCACCAGAACAATTACCTCAATTGTAAGACGAGGATGTGATGCGCTTTACTGATATTTTTATCCGGCGCCCCGTGCTAGCCGCGTCAATCAGTATTCTGATTGCGCTGCTCGGCCTGCAATCTTTATTTAAGATGCAAGTCAGGGAATACCCGGAGATGACCAATACCGTGGTCACCATCACAACCAGCTATTATGGCGCCAGTGCCGACTTGATTCAGGGCTTCATCACGACGCCACTCGAACAAGCCGTGGCCCAAGCTGATAATATTGATTTTATGACCTCAGAGTCGGTACTTGGCTCCTCGACCATTACGGTCAACATGAAGCTCAATACCGACCCTAACGCCGCCTTGGCCGATATTCTTGCCAAGGTAAACTCGGTGCGTGCTCAGCTTCCTGCCGAGGCGGAAGATCCATCGGTATCCATGTCGACCGGTTCCACCACCGCTGTCATGTATATTGGCTTTACCTCGCCCGAACTCGACTCCAGTCAGATCACTGACTACCTCGATCGCGTGGTCAAGCCTCAGCTATTTACCGTGGATGGTGTCTCCAAAATCGACCTTTACGGCGGGGTGAAGTATGGCCTTCGCGTGTGGCTCGATCCTGAGAAAATGGCGGCGTTTAAATTAGCGGCCACCGACGTGATGTCCGTGCTCGATGCCAACAACTACCAGTCAGCGACTGGTCAGGCGATTGGTACCTTTATGATCTATAACGGTAGCGCCGACACCCAGGTGTCCACGCCCGAAGAGCTGCGTAATTTGGTGGTGGATACCCAAGATGGCCGCGTCGTACGCCTCGGAGACATCGCTAAGGTCTCACTCGAGAAAAGCCATGATCGGGTACGTGCACTGGCCAATGGCTCTGAAGCGGTTGTCGCCGCGATCAATGCCACCCCGTCGGCTAACCCCATCAATATTGCCGCTGACGTCATGGATATGTTGCCGGAAGTTGAGCGCAACATGCCAAGCAATATCGAGATGAATGTGCTGTATGACTCATCCAATGCAATCAATGAGTCCATCAATGAGGTCATCAAAACCATCATTGAAGCGGCGCTGATCGTATTAGTGGTGATTACCCTGTTCTTGGGCTCATTCCGCGCGGTGATTATCCCCATTATTACCATCCCACTGTCCCTGATTGGTGTGGCGCTGGTGATGGAAATGATTGGCTTCTCGCTCAACTTGATGACCCTGCTGGCGATGGTGCTGGCTATCGGCTTGGTGGTCGACGATGCCATCGTGGTATTGGAAAACATCGACCGCCATATCAAGCTGGGAGAGTCCCCTTTCCGCGCGGCCATTATTGGTACACGGGAAATTGCCGTGCCGGTTATCTCCATGACACTAACATTGGCGGCGGTGTATGCTCCTATCGCCATGATGGGCGGGATCACCGGCTCGCTGTTTAAGGAGTTTGCGTTAACCCTTGCCGGGGCAGTGTTTGTTTCTGGAATTGTGGCGTTGACACTCTCACCAGTAATGTGTTCGACCATGCTGAAAGCCAACGCCAAGCCAAGTCGCTTTGAGCTTGCCGTTCACCGCTTCTTGGATGGCATGACCGACAAATATGCGCGCATCCTCAGTAAGGTGATGCAACGCCGTCCTGTGGTGGTGTCCTTTGCGGTGATCGTCTTTGCTTCTTTGCCTGTGCTATTTAACTTTATCCCCAGTGAGCTGGCGCCATCGGAAGATAAAGGCGTGGTGGTAATGATGGGGACGGCGCCCTCGACGGCTAACCTGGATTACATCCAAAACAGCATGGCGGAAGTGAACCAAAAGCTCGACGAACAACCAGAGGTGGCCTTTTCTCAGGTCTTTTCAGGGGTGCCGAAGTCGAATCAAGCCTTTGGTATCGCCTCACTGGTGCCTTGGAGTGAGCGGGAAGCCAGTCAGTCCGAAGTGGTAAAACGCATGGCTGACGAAGTGAAAGACATTCCGGGTATGAAGGTCACTACCTTTGAAATGCCAGAACTGCCCGGTGCCTCCTCCGGCTTGCCGATCCAGTTTGTGGTGACCACCCCGAATAATTTCGAAAGTCTCTACCAAGTGACCGCCGATATTATGTCCGAGGTACAATCTAGCCCGAATTTCGTTTATTCGGAGCTTAACCTCAACTTTGATTCGGCCACCATGAACATCAGCATTGATAAAGACAAAGCTGGGTCATATGGCGTGACCATGCGTGATATTGGCGCCACCATTGGCACCATGATGGCCGATGGCTACGTCAATCGTATCGACTTTGATGGCCGCTCGTACGAAGTGATCCCGCAAGTGGAGCGTAAGTATCGCCTCAACCCTGAATCGATCGAGAACTACTACGTGCGTGCGGCCAATGGTGATTCCATTCCGCTGGGCTCGCTGAT includes:
- a CDS encoding efflux RND transporter periplasmic adaptor subunit, which codes for MKKWFFFMVILALLLFGSVIGFNLFKQQKVAEYMANMPEPTHPVTAVTVEAEPWTPTLDAIGFIEPNQGITLTTQIAGVVDVINFESGQTVERGQNLVELDSSVEKANLASTQARLPAAEAKFKRYQGLFAKGSISKEALDEAEANYRSLQADINALKATIARRNIQAPFDGVIGLRDVFLGEYLQPGTDIARLEDTSVMKLRFTVPQTDISKIRLSQPLRITVDAYPEKEFIGSISAIEPAVNSQSGLIKVEANIPNNDGQLRSGMFARADIVLPTIEEQIVIDQTAINFNLYGESVYVIREEEGEKRAYQQVLKVGERRGHQARVIEGLQPGDQVVTSGQVRLSNGSKVKIVENDALTPPEQLPQL
- a CDS encoding multidrug efflux RND transporter permease subunit yields the protein MRFTDIFIRRPVLAASISILIALLGLQSLFKMQVREYPEMTNTVVTITTSYYGASADLIQGFITTPLEQAVAQADNIDFMTSESVLGSSTITVNMKLNTDPNAALADILAKVNSVRAQLPAEAEDPSVSMSTGSTTAVMYIGFTSPELDSSQITDYLDRVVKPQLFTVDGVSKIDLYGGVKYGLRVWLDPEKMAAFKLAATDVMSVLDANNYQSATGQAIGTFMIYNGSADTQVSTPEELRNLVVDTQDGRVVRLGDIAKVSLEKSHDRVRALANGSEAVVAAINATPSANPINIAADVMDMLPEVERNMPSNIEMNVLYDSSNAINESINEVIKTIIEAALIVLVVITLFLGSFRAVIIPIITIPLSLIGVALVMEMIGFSLNLMTLLAMVLAIGLVVDDAIVVLENIDRHIKLGESPFRAAIIGTREIAVPVISMTLTLAAVYAPIAMMGGITGSLFKEFALTLAGAVFVSGIVALTLSPVMCSTMLKANAKPSRFELAVHRFLDGMTDKYARILSKVMQRRPVVVSFAVIVFASLPVLFNFIPSELAPSEDKGVVVMMGTAPSTANLDYIQNSMAEVNQKLDEQPEVAFSQVFSGVPKSNQAFGIASLVPWSEREASQSEVVKRMADEVKDIPGMKVTTFEMPELPGASSGLPIQFVVTTPNNFESLYQVTADIMSEVQSSPNFVYSELNLNFDSATMNISIDKDKAGSYGVTMRDIGATIGTMMADGYVNRIDFDGRSYEVIPQVERKYRLNPESIENYYVRAANGDSIPLGSLIDIEVTAEPRSLPHFNQLNAATISAVSAPGVTMGTAVDWFESKAAELPKGYQHDYLGESRQYVTEGSALYATFLFALAIIYLVLAIQFESLLDPLVILVSVPLAICGALIALAWGLSSMNIYSQVGLITLIGLITKHGILICEVAKEQQLHHQASRMDAVKEAAKIRLRPILMTTAAMIAGLIPLMFATGAGAEQRFSIGIVIVAGLAIGTLFTLFVLPVIYTYLASKHKPLPVFVEDDELDKLDEDYRASH
- a CDS encoding TetR/AcrR family transcriptional regulator — its product is MDKRTQIFAATEQLIATVGLDKVSMQQVAIQAQVATGTIYRYFKDKDDLLRQLSSHLMMQCATHIQQGVKDEPTLKRQFERLWRNTWTMMLQRDHLLLSRDQFDALPRDDQSHTQQEREAFSDLYLVFQEGKQQGVLKPLDDEVLITLGLEPAFCLARKQVRGVITLDSHAIADAIHACWDAISLH